The Nostoc cf. commune SO-36 genomic sequence ATATGCAAATGCTGAGGAAGTGATTAGTAAAGCATTGAAATTGCTGGAAGAATCAGATAAGGAGTATCAAGAATGGGTAGAAGAAACTCGGCAAAAAGTTGATGTTGCAATTGCAGAACTTGAGCGCGGCGAAGGTTTAGATGGTGAAACTGTAGTGATGCAAATACTCGACAGATTCCAAAAAGCGCGTGAGGGTCAGGAATGAGTAATTACATTATTGCACCATCTGCAAGTCGAGATTTAAACGAAATTGCTGATTACTTTCTCACAAGAAATTTAGAAGTAGGAGAAAAGTTATTTAGAGAATTTAATAAAAAGTGCGAAAGTTTAGCAAATTTTCCCAAAATGGGACGCAGTTATGCTCATATTAGAGCGTCAATGCGTGGTTTACCTCTAGATGGGTATGTAATTCTTTATCAAGTTCTTGATGACGGGATAGAAATTTTGCGTGTGGTGAGTGGTAATCGAAATTTGGAGTCTTTGTTTGAGAATGAAGAATAAATTTTTAAGTTTAAGTTTTGGTAGGGTGCGTTATAAACTTTAGTTTTAACGTACCGAAAATTTAGGATGCTGCGTTAGCCTTCGGCATAATACACCCTACAAAACTACCTTTCTTCAAAGCAACCTAGTAATAAAGAGATTAATTAAAAATAAAATATTTAAATATTTATGAAAAAAACACAATTAACTCAGACAATCAAAATCAAAGATTTAGGAAAAGTTATCACAGGCACAACACCACCAACAGTTAATCAACAATATTTTGGGGGTAAGTATCTTTTTATAAAACCTTCTGATATTACGGAAGATCAAAGATATATTTTTGATACTGAAATCACATTATCTGATGCAGGATATGAATATCAAAAACTCAAGGTACTACCTAAAAATTCTATATCCGTTGTTTGTATTGGCACAATTGGTAAGAAGATGTGCCTCACAAGTCAAACGTGTTTTACCAACCAGCAACTAAACAGTATTGTGGTCAACAAATCTAAGTATGACCCACTTTATATATATTATTTGATGCGAAAGTATGTCCCTTATCTTAAACAATTAAATGCTGGCTCGACATCTGGACGCGAAAATGTAAATAAAAGTAGTTTTGAAAATATTGAAATACAAGTTCATGAACTCCCCACGCAGAAGAAAATCGCTGGCATACTCTCAGCGTATGATGACCTAATAGAAAACAACACAAGACGCATCAAAATATTAGAAGAAATGGCACAAACCCTCTACCATGAGTGGTTTGTCAAATTCCGCTTCCCTGGTCATGAACACACCAAAATGGTTGATTCTGAATTGGGGCTAATCCCTGAAGGGTGGGAGGTAAAACAACTATCAGAAGTTTGTCAACGTATTACTGATGGTTCTCACTGGAGTCCTAAGTCAGTTGATAAAGGATACCCAATGGCATCTGTAAAAGATATGTCTACTTGGGGACTCAATGTTGAATCATGTAGAAAAATTTCTCAACATGATTATGAGAAGTTAGTCCGTAATGATTGTAAACCCTTAAAAAATGACATTCTAATTGCTAAAGATGGTAATACCTATCTAAAGCATATGTTTGTTGTCGAAAAAGAAATAGACCTAGTTATTTTATCTTCTATAGCGATTGTCAGACCAAATCTTGATAATATACTTCCCTATATATTAGTTTTTCATTTATTAGATCCTCCAGTTAAATCTAGATTAAAAAACTATGTATCAGGTGCAGCGATACCCAGAATTATTTTAAAAGATTTTGCAAAATTTCCTGTAGTTGTACCATCTATAGATATTCAACATAAATTCTTTAATATTGCAGAAGCAATGATTAAAAATTGCCATTGTTTAATTGCTAAAAATCACAATCTCCGCCAAACCCGCGATTTACTCCTCCCCAAACTCATCTCAGGAGAAATCGACGTAGAACACCTAGAAATCACCACAGAAGATATAGCTGCTTAAACAATTACAAACTTAATGATGATGAAATTGGAACTATATCAGTACGTTGCTCTGTGTCGTGATTGCCCAGAATACAACCTCAAACAGGGTGATGTCGCCATGCTAATTGATTATGTGACTCATCCAAGCGGTGGTGAAGATGGCTATATATTAGAAGTGTTCAACGCAGCAGGTGACTCTATCGCTATTTTTACTGTTCCTATGTCAGCAGTAGCAAAAATGCCCAGCGATGCAGTGCTAGCTATTCGCCCATTAGCAGAGTTAAAATAGTCACCCTATAAAGCTATAGCTTATGCTGCATGGCGGGTAGAAGAAATTGAAGTACCCCTTGCTTGGGCATGAAAATTTTATTTGATATGAATCTTTCTCCTGACTGGGTTCTAGTCTTAGAAAATGCGGGATTTGAAGCTGTCCACTGGTCAACAA encodes the following:
- a CDS encoding DUF5615 family PIN-like protein, which encodes MKILFDMNLSPDWVLVLENAGFEAVHWSTIGNLDFGTLLAMT
- a CDS encoding restriction endonuclease subunit S; its protein translation is MKKTQLTQTIKIKDLGKVITGTTPPTVNQQYFGGKYLFIKPSDITEDQRYIFDTEITLSDAGYEYQKLKVLPKNSISVVCIGTIGKKMCLTSQTCFTNQQLNSIVVNKSKYDPLYIYYLMRKYVPYLKQLNAGSTSGRENVNKSSFENIEIQVHELPTQKKIAGILSAYDDLIENNTRRIKILEEMAQTLYHEWFVKFRFPGHEHTKMVDSELGLIPEGWEVKQLSEVCQRITDGSHWSPKSVDKGYPMASVKDMSTWGLNVESCRKISQHDYEKLVRNDCKPLKNDILIAKDGNTYLKHMFVVEKEIDLVILSSIAIVRPNLDNILPYILVFHLLDPPVKSRLKNYVSGAAIPRIILKDFAKFPVVVPSIDIQHKFFNIAEAMIKNCHCLIAKNHNLRQTRDLLLPKLISGEIDVEHLEITTEDIAA
- a CDS encoding type II toxin-antitoxin system RelE/ParE family toxin, whose protein sequence is MSNYIIAPSASRDLNEIADYFLTRNLEVGEKLFREFNKKCESLANFPKMGRSYAHIRASMRGLPLDGYVILYQVLDDGIEILRVVSGNRNLESLFENEE
- a CDS encoding DUF4926 domain-containing protein: MMMKLELYQYVALCRDCPEYNLKQGDVAMLIDYVTHPSGGEDGYILEVFNAAGDSIAIFTVPMSAVAKMPSDAVLAIRPLAELK
- a CDS encoding type II toxin-antitoxin system ParD family antitoxin — translated: MNITLKPEIEQFIQAQLATGRYANAEEVISKALKLLEESDKEYQEWVEETRQKVDVAIAELERGEGLDGETVVMQILDRFQKAREGQE